Part of the Planococcus plakortidis genome is shown below.
GGAAAATCCATTTCTTATTGGCACTGACGCTCGCTGCGACGATGGATTCGGTCTTGCCGACACGCGGCATGCCCCGGAGCCCGACCAGTTTATGGCCTTCCTGCTTGAAGATTTCCGCCATGAAATCGACGAGCAGCCCAAGTTCATCCCGTACGAAGCGGAACGTCTTCCGGTCATCTGCATCGCGCTGGATGTAACGGCCGTGACGCACAGCGAGAATGTCCCGCAATTTCGGTTCACGGAACTTCGTCACCGCGATGGTTTCGATCGTCGACAGGATCTGCTCAAAACGTTCGATCTGCACGTCATGCTCTGCACGCAATAGCATTCCCCGGCGACCTTGGTCCACGCCGTTGATGGTGACGATATTGACCCGCAGCATGCCGAGCAGCGATGCGATGTCCCCGAGCAAGCCCGGGCGGTTGACTTGGATTTCATACTCAAAATACCATTCTTTCATGCTTCACTCCCCTCCCCATATATGTGCCATCCTATGGTCCATTGCC
Proteins encoded:
- a CDS encoding YmfK family protein, whose protein sequence is MKEWYFEYEIQVNRPGLLGDIASLLGMLRVNIVTINGVDQGRRGMLLRAEHDVQIERFEQILSTIETIAVTKFREPKLRDILAVRHGRYIQRDADDRKTFRFVRDELGLLVDFMAEIFKQEGHKLVGLRGMPRVGKTESIVAASVSANKKWIFLSSTMIKQTVRNQLMGDEHNDNNIFILDGIVTRRSSDERHLQLVREMMRMPTIKVVEHPDKFVEHSEYSIDDFDYIIELRHHPEEKITYEVLEKNTFMDNKDQMDMFGDGFNF